In the genome of bacterium, the window GAGCATCGTCTGCATCGAGCCGAGCATCTGCCCGACCTCGTCCCCGCCGGCACCGTCCACCGCGAGCGTCAAGTCGCCTTCCGAGAGCAGGTTCGCGACGCGCGCCCCCTCGGTGACGGGACCCGTGATACTGCGGGTGACGGCCACCGCGACGACGACGGCCAGCACGATCGCCGCCAGCAGCAGGATCGACATGAAGCGGATGGTCCGATTCGCGACGTCGCCGATTGTCTGCGACTGCTTGGCCATGTCCGCGTTGGCCTCCGTCGCCTCGTCCTTGGCGTTGGCCTCAGCGCGGTGGATCTCGTCCTTGACCTCGGCCATCCCCGCGTTCGCCTCGGCCGGCGTCTTCACCGCGCCGGCCTGCACCTGGGCCGCGACCTTCCTGAAGCCGGCGGCGTAGACCTGCACGTCGGCCTTGAGGGCGCGGACCATCTCCTTTTCCTTGTCCGAGAGCGCCACGTCCAGCTTCTCCAGGTCCGCGATCCGCTCCTGCGCGCTCGCGAGCTGGTCCTCCCACTGGCGCAGGTAGTCGACTTCCTTCTGCTTGTCGCCCATGTTGATGAAGAGGTCCTTCTCGTAGCGTCGCAGCGCGTTGACGTTGGCCCGCAGGCGCGAGGAGTGCTCGGCGACCTTCGCGTCGCCCGACAGCATCGCATCGACGACGCTCCGTATCGAGTTCACGCCCCAGAATCCCGAAGCACCCACGCCCGCGGTGAGCAGCAGCAGCACTGCGTACCCGAGCCCGAGACGCATTCCGACCCGCATGTCCTTGAGCATCTTCCCCCTCCTTTGCCTGCGGAGCCTCCAGGTGCCGTCCCCCGACAGCACCCGAGACGCTAACCCATTGCTAACAAGATCGTGCAGTCTTTCACAAGCCCCCCGACACCAATTCCTCGATCGCGATCTTCACCTGACTTTCCGCCTCAGGCCGAGCAGAAACGCTGGACGGCTTCGACGAGCTGCTGGGGTTGGAACGGCTTGACGATCCAGGCCTGCACACCGATGGCGCGCGCCTCCTGGATCCGCTCGGCGCTGCACTCGGTGGTCAGCATGATGATGGGGAGTCTCGCCAGGGCCGGACGGGACCGGATCTCCCGGGCGAGGCCGAGGCCGTC includes:
- a CDS encoding MCP four helix bundle domain-containing protein, translated to MLKDMRVGMRLGLGYAVLLLLTAGVGASGFWGVNSIRSVVDAMLSGDAKVAEHSSRLRANVNALRRYEKDLFINMGDKQKEVDYLRQWEDQLASAQERIADLEKLDVALSDKEKEMVRALKADVQVYAAGFRKVAAQVQAGAVKTPAEANAGMAEVKDEIHRAEANAKDEATEANADMAKQSQTIGDVANRTIRFMSILLLAAIVLAVVVAVAVTRSITGPVTEGARVANLLSEGDLTLAVDGAGGDEVGQMLGSMQTMLVKLREVVADVKQASDNVSAGAQELASGSEEMSQGASEQAASVEEVSASMEQMVANIQQNADNAQQTAKIAQKASEDAREGGRAVTQTVAAMREIAG
- a CDS encoding response regulator; this encodes MGGTVLVVDDSAAIRGLLGVALRQAGYAVAEAGDGRAALERIVAGGVDLVVSDCIMPVLDGLGLAREIRSRPALARLPIIMLTTECSAERIQEARAIGVQAWIVKPFQPQQLVEAVQRFCSA